The following proteins come from a genomic window of Mycolicibacterium rufum:
- a CDS encoding Rv2732c family membrane protein, protein MRPMSEEPRRDDDFDYLREDIEAAERRIAREIDPGPRALAIAIFVFALLTTLVLPHAGDARGLDVLIGSDAAHASGIALPHRVFAWLALVFGGGFSILALLTRRWALAWIALAGSTVASFLGLLAVWSRQTAASQYPGPGIGLLIAWFAMILLAYHWARVVAARSALQLATEEHRRRLTAERDRKGLLDTFGDDDPPTP, encoded by the coding sequence ATGCGCCCGATGAGCGAGGAACCGCGCCGCGACGACGACTTCGACTACCTCAGGGAGGACATCGAAGCCGCCGAACGCCGCATCGCCCGCGAGATCGACCCCGGCCCGCGCGCCCTCGCCATCGCGATCTTCGTGTTCGCGCTGCTCACCACGCTGGTGCTGCCGCACGCCGGCGACGCCCGCGGACTCGACGTGCTGATCGGCTCCGACGCCGCGCACGCCAGCGGCATCGCGTTGCCGCACCGGGTGTTCGCGTGGCTGGCCCTGGTGTTCGGCGGCGGCTTCTCGATCCTGGCGCTGCTGACCCGGCGGTGGGCGCTGGCCTGGATCGCGCTGGCCGGGTCGACCGTCGCGTCGTTCCTCGGACTGCTGGCCGTGTGGTCCCGCCAGACCGCCGCCTCGCAGTACCCCGGCCCGGGGATCGGGCTGCTCATCGCATGGTTCGCGATGATCCTGCTGGCCTACCACTGGGCCCGGGTGGTCGCAGCCCGCAGCGCGCTGCAATTGGCCACCGAGGAACACCGCCGTCGGCTCACCGCCGAGCGTGACCGCAAAGGCCTGCTCGACACCTTCGGCGACGACGACCCGCCCACCCCGTAG